The proteins below are encoded in one region of Sideroxydans lithotrophicus ES-1:
- a CDS encoding formate hydrogenlyase, with translation MQIPLNLQLINLLAALLLLIAFAMLSQRRILSLINLFALQGFVLALSTFVVAYSTAQHHLYYSAGLTLLLKVLVLPWLLHRLIRKLNVRWDVETLINIPATMLVGIALVIFAFNLAAPIAQLAEGLTRGLVGIALACVLLSLLMMLTRRKAVTQVVAFLSLENGLFFAATSATQGMPLVVELGIALDVLVATFIFGIFFFQIRETFDSLDITHMEKLKDD, from the coding sequence ATGCAGATCCCGCTCAATCTCCAGTTGATCAACCTGCTGGCCGCGCTGCTGCTGCTGATCGCTTTCGCGATGCTGTCGCAGCGGCGCATCCTCTCGCTGATCAATCTGTTCGCGCTGCAGGGTTTCGTGCTGGCGCTGAGCACTTTCGTGGTCGCCTATTCCACGGCGCAACACCATTTGTATTATTCCGCCGGACTGACGCTGCTGTTGAAGGTACTGGTGCTTCCCTGGTTGCTGCACCGTCTGATACGCAAACTGAACGTGCGCTGGGATGTCGAGACGCTGATCAACATCCCCGCGACCATGCTGGTGGGGATCGCGCTAGTGATCTTCGCGTTCAACCTGGCCGCGCCGATCGCGCAACTGGCCGAAGGCCTCACGCGCGGCCTGGTCGGCATCGCGCTGGCCTGCGTGCTGCTGTCGCTGCTGATGATGCTGACGCGGCGCAAGGCGGTCACCCAGGTGGTCGCTTTCCTGTCGCTGGAGAACGGCCTGTTCTTCGCCGCGACCAGCGCCACGCAGGGCATGCCGCTGGTGGTGGAGCTGGGCATCGCGCTGGACGTGCTGGTGGCCACCTTCATCTTCGGCATCTTCTTCTTCCAGATCCGCGAGACCTTCGACAGCCTGGACATCACCCACATGGAGAAGCTGAAGGATGATTGA
- a CDS encoding PAS domain S-box protein translates to MTNKQYPLTDIATRAVTCLAVDSTIGEAALIMAQRRFSSIVIIDEAGHPVGIVTERNILHAMRASSPPDTQLRTSMSAPVVVVPGKMDCLEAYQICMREGIRHLVLVDDDGVVAGVVSETDFRLHLNLTVLAGRRQVMTVAQRSVTSLPPHSSLMQALNLMQAQRESCVVVVEDERPIGIVTERDVVRFYSREPAQVGVHLAEVMTSPVLTIRSDATINEAAELMLARKVRHLVLVDSAGRMAGLVSEHDLTQTMASGLMEEKFEVDELFLRTFIDTIPDLVWLKDADGLYLACNRRFEALYGASEKDIIGKTDYDFVRREQADAFRKHDLKAMAEDQSSANEEWLEFADGSRGLFETIKTPMRDNQGQLIGVLGVARDITRRKQTSQLLEDYRSRLEGLVAEESTKFRALVEQSLVGIYIIQDGFFRYANPGLLDMFGFDSAEELVDVVPAIQLVKTEDKPLVEENIRRRLEGEADATRYSFTAYKRDGSMIVVDAHGRRIEYQGRPAIIGTLVDISEMRRSKEELMRLVEEKSARLRQNEEMLRTLIEAIPDPIQFKDGAGRWLESNQSARQAFGLGEVDCAGKTDRELAEIADPHYRDALLHCHETDEEAWRKDGISRVEEIIPLPDGGEMTFDVIKKPLFHEEGRRKGLVIIGRDITELKQAEAGLRITASVFDNSQEAIVITDADNIIVNVNPAFTQITGYSRAEVLGRNPGLLSSGHQDKAFYAAMWASLKREGAWRGEIWNRRKSGEIYAELLSISVICDDAGNVQRHVAVFSDITYFKEHEAELSHVANHDALTGIPNRRLLSDRLGQAIAHAQRSGKTLAICYIDLDGFKDVNDRYGHETGDMLLVDITRRLQDVLRAGDTLARLGGDEFVVLFNDLSQELECIQVLERIVQTIAMPVWFEERSIAVSASVGVTCYPADDEEGDTLLRHADQAMYVAKKAGKNRFHLYDANL, encoded by the coding sequence ATGACCAATAAGCAATATCCCCTGACCGACATCGCCACGCGTGCCGTCACCTGCCTTGCGGTCGATTCCACCATCGGCGAGGCTGCGCTCATCATGGCGCAGCGCCGTTTCTCCTCCATCGTGATCATCGACGAAGCCGGGCACCCGGTCGGCATCGTCACCGAACGCAACATCCTGCATGCGATGCGAGCTTCTTCACCTCCTGACACGCAGTTGCGTACCAGCATGTCCGCACCCGTCGTCGTCGTTCCCGGAAAGATGGATTGCCTGGAGGCTTATCAGATCTGCATGCGCGAAGGTATCCGCCATCTGGTGCTGGTGGATGATGATGGAGTGGTTGCGGGAGTGGTCAGCGAAACGGATTTCCGTCTGCACCTGAATCTGACTGTGCTGGCCGGGCGCAGGCAGGTCATGACTGTGGCGCAGCGCTCTGTCACCAGCCTGCCACCGCATAGCAGCCTGATGCAGGCGCTCAACCTGATGCAGGCACAACGCGAGAGCTGCGTGGTGGTGGTCGAAGACGAAAGGCCCATCGGCATCGTCACCGAAAGGGATGTGGTGCGTTTCTATTCGCGCGAGCCGGCACAGGTCGGCGTTCATCTCGCGGAAGTGATGACATCGCCGGTGTTGACCATCCGCAGCGATGCCACGATCAATGAGGCGGCGGAGCTGATGCTTGCAAGAAAAGTGCGCCATCTGGTGTTGGTCGATAGTGCGGGGCGGATGGCCGGGCTGGTGAGCGAGCACGATCTGACCCAGACCATGGCATCGGGGCTGATGGAAGAGAAATTCGAAGTGGACGAGCTGTTCCTGCGAACCTTCATCGACACCATCCCGGACCTGGTCTGGCTGAAGGATGCGGATGGACTCTATCTCGCATGCAACCGGCGCTTCGAAGCCTTATATGGGGCCAGCGAGAAAGACATCATCGGCAAGACCGATTACGATTTCGTGCGCCGGGAACAAGCAGATGCCTTCCGCAAGCATGACCTCAAGGCGATGGCGGAAGACCAGTCGAGTGCCAACGAAGAGTGGCTCGAATTTGCCGATGGCTCCCGCGGTTTGTTCGAGACCATCAAGACACCGATGCGCGACAATCAGGGGCAGCTGATCGGGGTGCTGGGCGTGGCGCGCGACATCACGCGCAGAAAGCAGACCTCGCAGTTGCTGGAAGACTACCGCAGCCGTCTGGAGGGACTGGTCGCGGAAGAGTCCACCAAGTTCCGTGCGCTGGTCGAGCAGTCGCTGGTCGGGATCTACATCATCCAGGACGGGTTCTTCCGCTATGCCAATCCCGGATTGCTGGATATGTTCGGTTTCGATTCGGCTGAAGAACTTGTCGATGTGGTCCCGGCCATCCAGCTTGTCAAGACGGAGGACAAGCCGCTGGTCGAGGAGAACATCCGGCGCCGGCTCGAAGGAGAGGCGGACGCGACTCGTTACAGCTTCACCGCCTACAAACGCGACGGCTCGATGATCGTTGTCGACGCGCACGGGCGCCGGATCGAATATCAGGGACGCCCGGCTATCATCGGAACGCTGGTGGACATCTCCGAGATGCGGCGCAGCAAGGAAGAACTGATGCGTCTGGTGGAGGAGAAGTCGGCCAGGTTGCGCCAGAACGAGGAGATGCTGCGCACGTTGATCGAGGCGATCCCCGACCCGATCCAGTTCAAGGACGGCGCAGGACGCTGGCTGGAATCCAACCAGTCGGCACGGCAGGCATTCGGCCTCGGGGAGGTGGACTGTGCAGGCAAGACCGATAGGGAGCTGGCCGAGATAGCCGATCCGCATTACAGGGATGCGCTACTGCATTGCCATGAGACCGACGAAGAAGCCTGGCGCAAGGATGGCATCTCGCGCGTGGAGGAGATCATTCCGTTGCCGGACGGCGGCGAGATGACTTTCGATGTCATCAAGAAGCCGCTGTTCCACGAGGAAGGCAGGCGCAAGGGGTTGGTCATCATCGGGCGCGACATCACCGAATTGAAACAGGCAGAGGCAGGATTGCGCATTACTGCCAGTGTGTTCGACAACAGCCAGGAAGCCATTGTCATCACCGACGCGGACAACATCATTGTCAACGTCAATCCCGCCTTCACGCAGATCACAGGCTATAGCCGCGCGGAAGTGCTGGGCAGGAATCCGGGACTCCTGAGCTCAGGTCATCAGGACAAGGCGTTCTATGCCGCGATGTGGGCGTCGCTGAAGCGGGAGGGGGCTTGGCGCGGCGAGATATGGAATCGGCGCAAGAGCGGCGAGATATATGCTGAACTGCTGTCGATCTCGGTGATCTGCGACGATGCCGGCAACGTACAGCGGCATGTGGCAGTGTTCTCGGATATTACCTATTTCAAGGAACATGAGGCAGAGCTGAGCCATGTCGCCAATCACGATGCGCTGACCGGCATTCCCAACCGGCGCCTGCTGTCCGATCGCCTGGGGCAGGCCATCGCGCATGCGCAGCGCAGCGGCAAGACACTGGCCATCTGCTACATCGACCTCGACGGCTTCAAGGACGTCAATGACCGATACGGACATGAGACCGGCGACATGTTGCTGGTGGACATCACCCGCCGTTTGCAGGATGTCTTGCGCGCGGGCGATACCCTGGCGCGTCTGGGCGGGGACGAGTTCGTGGTGTTGTTCAACGACTTGTCGCAGGAACTCGAATGCATCCAGGTGCTGGAACGCATCGTGCAGACCATCGCCATGCCGGTATGGTTCGAGGAGCGATCGATCGCCGTATCAGCCAGCGTCGGTGTAACTTGCTACCCTGCCGACGATGAAGAGGGCGATACCTTGCTGCGCCATGCCGATCAGGCCATGTATGTCGCCAAGAAGGCAGGCAAGAACCGTTTCCACCTCTACGATGCGAATCTGTGA
- a CDS encoding hydrogenase 4 subunit F translates to MIDLQLMALLLTPLLGGGLLAVFGSRSWAAELNSLMSFLTFAASMVLTMRVIESGPQVAFGEEFFIDQFNVFLVALTAFVAFTTSLFSRPYMRIEQHHGKLTIGMLHLYYSMYQLFTVAMLVALTTNNVGIVWVAMEAATLTTVLLVSLYRTPASLEAAWKYFILCGVGIALALFGTILLYFAAERVLGEGGNALLWTHLNEVKGSLEPTVLKLAFIFLLVGYGTKVGLVPLHSWLPDAHAEGPTPVSAVLSGLLLNVALCAVVRSKVLVDGSLGTHFAGNLMMGFGLLSVVVAAFSLFRQKDIKRMFAYSSIEHMGLITFAFGMGGPVATFAGLLHMTVHSLTKSAIFFAVGHAAQKTGTQVMENIRGLLQVSPTVGWGLALGTFAILGMPPFGVFASEFLIITTAMHEYPWTTPILLIALGIAFAAIFGKIQPIVFGETTAKPLPHPPALIPVFAHLLLVLMLGLYMPPYLADWYRQAAALLG, encoded by the coding sequence ATGATTGACCTGCAACTCATGGCGCTGTTGCTCACCCCGCTGCTGGGCGGCGGGCTGCTGGCCGTGTTCGGCTCGCGCAGCTGGGCGGCGGAACTCAACTCGCTGATGAGCTTTCTTACCTTCGCCGCATCGATGGTATTGACCATGCGCGTGATCGAATCGGGCCCGCAGGTCGCCTTCGGCGAAGAATTCTTCATCGACCAGTTCAACGTGTTCCTGGTCGCGCTGACCGCCTTTGTCGCCTTCACCACCTCGCTGTTCTCGCGCCCCTACATGCGCATCGAACAGCACCACGGCAAGTTGACGATCGGCATGCTGCACCTGTACTACAGCATGTACCAGCTGTTCACCGTTGCCATGCTGGTGGCGTTGACCACCAACAACGTGGGCATCGTCTGGGTGGCGATGGAAGCGGCGACGCTGACCACGGTGCTGCTGGTATCGTTGTACCGCACCCCGGCCAGCCTGGAAGCGGCGTGGAAATATTTCATCCTGTGCGGTGTGGGCATCGCGCTGGCGCTGTTCGGCACCATCCTGCTGTACTTCGCCGCCGAGCGCGTGCTGGGCGAGGGCGGCAACGCGCTGCTGTGGACGCACCTGAACGAGGTCAAGGGCAGTCTGGAACCGACCGTGCTCAAGCTCGCCTTCATCTTCCTGCTGGTGGGTTACGGCACCAAGGTCGGCCTGGTGCCGTTGCACAGCTGGCTGCCGGACGCGCATGCCGAAGGTCCGACGCCGGTCTCTGCCGTATTGTCCGGGCTGCTGCTCAACGTCGCGCTGTGCGCGGTGGTGCGCAGCAAGGTGCTGGTCGACGGTTCGCTGGGGACGCACTTCGCGGGCAACCTGATGATGGGTTTCGGCCTGCTCTCGGTGGTGGTGGCAGCGTTCTCGCTGTTCCGCCAGAAGGACATCAAGCGCATGTTCGCCTATTCCTCCATCGAACACATGGGCCTGATCACCTTCGCCTTCGGCATGGGTGGTCCGGTGGCGACCTTCGCCGGCCTGCTGCACATGACCGTGCATTCGCTGACCAAATCGGCGATCTTCTTTGCGGTCGGCCATGCGGCGCAAAAGACCGGCACGCAAGTGATGGAGAACATCCGCGGACTGCTGCAGGTCAGCCCGACGGTGGGCTGGGGTCTGGCGCTGGGCACCTTCGCCATCCTCGGCATGCCGCCGTTCGGCGTGTTCGCCAGCGAGTTCCTGATCATCACCACCGCCATGCACGAATATCCATGGACCACTCCCATCCTGCTGATCGCGCTGGGTATCGCCTTTGCCGCCATCTTCGGCAAGATACAACCCATCGTGTTCGGCGAGACCACCGCGAAACCGCTGCCGCATCCGCCCGCGCTGATCCCGGTGTTCGCCCATTTGCTGCTGGTGCTGATGCTCGGCCTGTATATGCCGCCTTATCTAGCCGACTGGTATCGCCAGGCGGCGGCTTTGTTAGGATAA
- the hyfB gene encoding hydrogenase 4 subunit B, producing the protein MDAVGILPLDVVGWLVQFWIVLGVAGLVLQRAPQLINNVVFPLSALTSLLLAATGLWALDAAPNIMVLPLGLPELPFHLRLDPLSAFFLILLGGASLGVSLFSAGYFKTMAGGTLGLLCLEYHLFLVGMTLVLLANDAYMFMVAWETMALSSYFLVTTDHNVPDIRRAGFLYLLIAHVGAIAILLCFGVMQGGHGIGAYTFDAMRGAGLTPFWSSAAFLLALFGFGAKAGVLPLHVWLPEAHPAAPSPVSALMSGVMLKTAIYGILRVTFDLLGTQLWWWGVLALALGLITAVFGVMFAAVQGDMKRLLAYSSIENIGLLLVGIGLTIIFHVYGKNALAALSLTATLYHSLNHAFFKSLLFVGTGAILHATGERNMGRLGGLIHHMPWAAVLMLVGVLAISGLPPLNGFVSEWLLLQAFLLSPGLPNSYINMLVPVAAAVIALAAALAAYVMVKFYGVIFLGQPREKVLDHAHDAGRWERIGMAWLVFGCVALGLAPVFVVHQIDFVSHALLGSGLGNAAANWVFLAPVDTARASYSPLYFLLAVLGVMLLASVLVRRLYHGRLRRGAAWDCGFPAQNARMQDTAEGFGQPIRRIFEPFFKIEREVPSPFDTHPRYHGQSDDRLWYLLYLPIKSLAEKLSSWSSVLQHGRIHLYLTYTFVTLVVLLVFV; encoded by the coding sequence ATGGACGCCGTTGGAATATTGCCGCTAGATGTGGTTGGCTGGTTAGTCCAGTTCTGGATCGTGCTCGGCGTGGCAGGTCTGGTTCTGCAACGCGCTCCGCAGTTGATCAATAACGTCGTCTTCCCGCTCAGTGCGCTGACATCGCTGCTGTTGGCTGCCACAGGCCTGTGGGCGCTGGATGCGGCTCCCAACATCATGGTGTTGCCGCTCGGGTTGCCCGAGCTGCCTTTCCATCTTCGGCTCGACCCGCTGTCCGCGTTCTTCCTGATCCTGCTCGGTGGTGCATCGCTGGGTGTGTCGCTGTTCAGCGCGGGCTATTTCAAAACCATGGCTGGCGGCACGCTCGGACTGCTGTGCCTGGAATATCACCTGTTCCTCGTCGGCATGACGCTGGTGCTGTTGGCGAATGACGCCTACATGTTCATGGTGGCGTGGGAGACCATGGCGCTGTCTTCCTATTTTCTGGTCACCACGGATCACAACGTTCCGGATATTCGCCGGGCCGGTTTTCTCTACCTGCTGATCGCGCACGTCGGTGCCATCGCGATCCTGCTTTGCTTCGGCGTGATGCAGGGCGGGCATGGCATCGGCGCTTACACGTTCGACGCGATGCGCGGTGCCGGGCTGACCCCGTTCTGGTCTTCGGCGGCGTTCCTGCTGGCCTTGTTCGGCTTTGGTGCAAAGGCCGGTGTGCTGCCGTTGCATGTGTGGCTGCCCGAGGCGCATCCCGCTGCGCCTTCGCCGGTGTCGGCGCTGATGAGCGGGGTGATGCTGAAGACGGCGATCTACGGCATCCTGCGCGTGACCTTCGATCTGCTGGGCACACAGCTCTGGTGGTGGGGTGTGCTGGCATTGGCGCTGGGTCTGATCACCGCGGTATTCGGTGTGATGTTCGCCGCCGTGCAGGGCGACATGAAACGGCTGCTGGCCTATTCCTCGATCGAGAACATCGGCCTGCTGCTGGTGGGTATCGGCTTGACCATCATCTTTCACGTCTATGGCAAGAATGCACTTGCCGCACTGTCGCTCACCGCGACTCTGTATCACAGCCTGAACCACGCCTTCTTCAAGAGCCTGCTGTTCGTCGGCACCGGTGCCATCCTGCATGCGACGGGCGAGCGCAACATGGGGCGCCTGGGCGGACTGATCCATCACATGCCGTGGGCGGCGGTGCTGATGCTGGTCGGCGTGCTGGCGATCTCCGGCTTGCCGCCGCTCAACGGCTTCGTGTCGGAGTGGCTGCTGCTGCAGGCGTTCCTGCTGTCGCCTGGCTTGCCGAACAGCTACATCAACATGCTGGTGCCGGTGGCCGCCGCGGTGATCGCGCTGGCCGCCGCGCTGGCCGCCTATGTGATGGTCAAATTCTACGGTGTGATCTTCCTCGGCCAGCCGCGCGAGAAGGTGCTGGATCACGCGCACGATGCCGGCAGATGGGAACGCATCGGCATGGCCTGGCTGGTGTTCGGCTGCGTTGCGCTGGGGCTGGCGCCGGTGTTCGTGGTGCATCAGATCGATTTCGTCTCGCACGCGCTGCTCGGCTCCGGCCTGGGGAATGCGGCCGCAAACTGGGTGTTCCTGGCACCGGTGGATACCGCGCGTGCCAGCTATAGCCCGCTGTATTTCCTGCTGGCGGTGCTCGGCGTGATGCTGCTCGCCTCGGTGCTGGTGCGGCGTCTGTACCATGGCCGCTTGCGCCGCGGAGCAGCGTGGGATTGCGGTTTTCCGGCGCAGAATGCGCGTATGCAGGATACCGCAGAAGGTTTCGGCCAACCGATCCGCCGCATCTTCGAACCGTTCTTCAAGATCGAGCGGGAAGTGCCGAGTCCCTTCGACACCCATCCGCGCTATCACGGGCAAAGCGACGACCGCCTGTGGTACCTGCTGTACCTGCCGATCAAATCCCTGGCCGAGAAGCTTTCTTCCTGGTCGTCGGTGCTGCAGCACGGGCGTATCCATCTGTACCTGACCTACACCTTCGTCACCCTGGTCGTGTTGCTGGTGTTCGTGTGA
- a CDS encoding Crp/Fnr family transcriptional regulator, translated as MPHRHNPEQNRLLAALHPHELQELLPHLQVVHLKAGEQLAESGERLSHVYFPIDSAISLFYRLENGGSAGVAVIGNEGMFSVAQVLGGAGIPYWATVETSGHVFQVAADRLCEMSKNLTTLCDILLLYAQASLTQIAQTVVCEKHHSLRQQLCQHLLLINDKSLSDDFRLTHEAIANMLGVRRESITEEAGELREQGLIDYNRGHVKVLNRAGLEKQCCECYSVVRDEFTRLLGNER; from the coding sequence ATGCCGCATCGTCATAACCCGGAGCAAAATCGCCTGCTGGCGGCGCTACATCCGCACGAACTTCAAGAACTGCTCCCACATCTTCAAGTCGTCCACCTCAAGGCGGGTGAGCAACTTGCCGAGTCGGGGGAGCGTCTTAGCCATGTGTACTTCCCCATCGATAGTGCCATCTCGCTGTTCTACCGGCTGGAGAACGGAGGATCGGCCGGGGTCGCCGTGATCGGCAATGAAGGTATGTTCAGCGTGGCCCAGGTGCTGGGCGGTGCAGGGATACCCTACTGGGCGACGGTAGAGACATCCGGTCATGTCTTTCAGGTTGCTGCAGACAGGCTGTGCGAGATGAGCAAAAATTTGACGACTTTGTGCGATATTTTGCTGCTGTATGCACAGGCTTCGCTGACGCAGATCGCGCAAACGGTAGTCTGCGAAAAGCACCATTCGTTGCGGCAGCAACTGTGCCAGCATCTGTTGCTGATCAACGACAAGTCGCTATCCGACGATTTCCGCCTGACGCACGAGGCCATCGCCAACATGCTGGGCGTGCGCAGAGAGAGCATCACCGAGGAAGCCGGAGAATTGCGCGAGCAAGGGTTGATCGATTACAACCGGGGGCATGTCAAGGTTTTGAATCGTGCCGGGCTGGAGAAGCAATGCTGCGAGTGCTACAGCGTAGTGAGAGATGAGTTCACACGACTGTTGGGAAATGAGCGATGA
- a CDS encoding respiratory chain complex I subunit 1 family protein yields the protein MENYELIFAILFQLAQLLLVVLLAPLLTGWVNQCQAWLQNRSGAGVLQPYRVLRKLFNKDAVMAHNASPLFRVTPYIVFGCMWLAAAIIPIIAVDLPFSQAADVIALVGVFAVARVFLALAAMDIGTAFGSLGARREMLVSFLAEPALLMVFFTASMISHSTQLPRIVEALAHHHFMLYPSLAFAALAFVIVLLAENARIPVDNPSTHLELTMIHEAMILEYSARHLALIEWASSLKLFAYISIGIALFLPHGIAEVGNWGGLTLAIVALLLKMMLAGAALAVLEIVSAKVRIFRAPEFLGTAFLLAVLGLLIHFLLGA from the coding sequence ATGGAAAACTACGAACTCATCTTCGCGATTCTGTTCCAGCTGGCGCAACTGCTGCTGGTGGTATTGCTCGCCCCGTTGCTGACCGGCTGGGTCAACCAGTGCCAGGCCTGGTTGCAGAACCGTTCCGGCGCGGGCGTGCTGCAACCCTATCGCGTGTTGCGCAAACTGTTCAACAAGGATGCAGTGATGGCGCATAACGCCTCGCCGCTGTTCCGCGTCACCCCTTACATCGTGTTCGGCTGCATGTGGCTGGCTGCTGCCATCATCCCGATCATCGCGGTGGATCTGCCATTCTCGCAGGCTGCCGATGTGATCGCGCTGGTCGGCGTGTTCGCTGTGGCGCGCGTGTTCCTGGCACTCGCGGCGATGGACATCGGCACTGCGTTCGGTTCGCTTGGTGCCAGGCGCGAGATGCTGGTGTCCTTCCTGGCTGAACCTGCCCTGCTGATGGTGTTCTTCACCGCGTCGATGATCAGCCATTCCACCCAGCTGCCGCGCATCGTCGAAGCCCTGGCGCACCACCATTTCATGCTGTACCCGAGCCTGGCCTTTGCCGCGCTGGCCTTCGTGATCGTGCTGCTGGCAGAGAATGCGCGCATCCCGGTGGATAATCCCAGCACACACCTGGAACTGACGATGATCCACGAGGCGATGATCCTCGAGTATTCGGCGCGCCATCTGGCATTGATCGAATGGGCCAGCAGTTTGAAACTGTTCGCCTACATCTCCATCGGCATCGCGCTGTTCCTGCCGCATGGCATCGCCGAGGTGGGCAACTGGGGCGGCCTGACGCTGGCCATCGTGGCGCTGCTGCTGAAGATGATGCTGGCCGGGGCGGCGCTAGCCGTGCTGGAGATCGTGTCGGCCAAGGTGCGCATCTTCCGCGCGCCGGAGTTTTTGGGCACCGCGTTCCTGCTGGCAGTGCTGGGCCTGCTGATCCATTTCCTGCTGGGGGCCTGA